From one Streptomyces sp. N50 genomic stretch:
- a CDS encoding aspartate aminotransferase family protein, with product MTPQPNPQAGAAVKAADRAHVFHSWSAQELIDPLAVAGAEGSYFWDYDGKRYLDFTSGLVYTNIGYQHPKVVAAIQEQAATLTTFAPAFAIEARSEAARLIAERTPGDLDKIFFTNGGADAVEHATRMARLHTGRPKVMSAYRSYHGGTQQAINLTGDPRRWASDSAAAGVVHFWAPFLYRSRFYAETEAQECERALEHLETTIAFEGPATIAAIVLETVPGTAGIMVPPPGYLAGVREICDKYGIVFILDEVMAGFGRTGEWFAADLFDVVPDLMTFAKGVNSGYVPLGGVAISGAIADTFGKRAYPGGLTYSGHPLACAAAVATINVMAEEGVVENAKSLGTTVVEPALRALAERHPSVGEVRGVGMFWALELVKDRETREPLVPYNAAGEANAAMAAFGGAAKQQGLWPFVNMNRTHVVPPLNVSEAELKEGLAALDTALSVADEFTA from the coding sequence ATGACCCCTCAGCCCAACCCCCAGGCCGGCGCCGCCGTGAAGGCCGCGGACCGTGCGCACGTGTTCCACTCCTGGTCCGCGCAGGAGCTCATCGACCCGCTCGCCGTGGCCGGCGCGGAGGGGTCGTACTTCTGGGACTACGACGGCAAGCGCTACCTGGACTTCACCAGCGGGCTCGTCTACACAAACATCGGCTACCAGCACCCGAAGGTCGTCGCCGCGATCCAGGAGCAGGCCGCGACCCTCACCACCTTCGCGCCCGCGTTCGCGATCGAGGCGCGGTCCGAGGCGGCCCGGCTCATCGCCGAGCGGACCCCCGGCGATCTGGACAAGATCTTCTTCACCAACGGTGGCGCCGATGCCGTAGAGCACGCGACCCGTATGGCCCGGCTGCACACCGGGCGGCCGAAGGTGATGTCCGCCTACCGCTCGTACCACGGCGGTACGCAGCAGGCGATCAACCTCACCGGCGATCCCCGCCGTTGGGCCAGCGACAGCGCCGCCGCCGGGGTCGTGCACTTCTGGGCGCCCTTCCTGTACCGGTCCCGTTTCTACGCCGAGACCGAGGCGCAGGAGTGCGAGCGCGCGCTGGAGCACCTGGAGACGACGATCGCCTTCGAGGGTCCCGCGACCATCGCCGCGATCGTCCTGGAGACCGTCCCGGGCACCGCCGGGATCATGGTGCCGCCGCCCGGTTATCTCGCCGGGGTCCGTGAGATCTGCGACAAGTACGGGATCGTCTTCATCCTGGACGAGGTGATGGCCGGGTTCGGGCGGACCGGTGAGTGGTTCGCGGCCGATCTGTTCGACGTCGTACCGGACCTGATGACCTTCGCCAAGGGCGTCAACTCCGGCTATGTGCCGCTCGGCGGGGTCGCCATCTCCGGCGCGATCGCGGACACCTTCGGCAAGCGGGCCTACCCGGGCGGGCTGACGTACTCCGGGCACCCGTTGGCCTGTGCGGCGGCCGTCGCGACGATCAACGTCATGGCCGAGGAGGGGGTCGTAGAGAACGCGAAGTCCCTTGGTACGACGGTCGTCGAGCCCGCTCTCCGCGCGCTGGCCGAGCGGCACCCGAGCGTCGGCGAGGTGCGCGGGGTCGGGATGTTCTGGGCGCTGGAGCTGGTGAAGGACCGGGAGACGCGCGAGCCGCTGGTGCCGTACAACGCGGCCGGTGAGGCGAACGCGGCGATGGCCGCCTTCGGGGGCGCCGCCAAGCAGCAGGGGCTGTGGCCCTTCGTCAACATGAACCGGACGCATGTCGTCCCGCCGCTCAACGTGAGTGAGGCCGAACTGAAGGAGGGGCTCGCGGCTCTCGACACGGCGCTCTCCGTCGCGGACGAGTTCACCGCGTAG
- a CDS encoding MarR family winged helix-turn-helix transcriptional regulator, whose product MSRERQELLSRSALGVFRLNGQFLAVAEELARPAGLTAAWWQVLGAVLGEPLPVSGIARAMGITRQSVQRIADLLVERGLAEYRTNPAHRRAKLLAPTAEGRAAIARVSPGHTAYADRLAEAFGEARLAEAVGVLEGLSAVLEGLSAVPDELGPAGDQDGSAVGDQDGLAVTEP is encoded by the coding sequence GTGAGCCGTGAGCGTCAGGAACTGCTCAGCCGCAGCGCCCTCGGGGTCTTCCGGCTGAACGGTCAATTCCTCGCCGTGGCCGAGGAGTTGGCGCGTCCCGCCGGACTCACCGCCGCCTGGTGGCAGGTGCTCGGCGCGGTCCTCGGCGAGCCGCTGCCGGTCTCCGGGATCGCCCGCGCGATGGGCATCACCCGGCAGAGCGTCCAGCGCATCGCCGACCTGCTGGTGGAACGGGGCCTGGCCGAGTACCGGACCAACCCCGCCCACCGACGCGCCAAGCTGCTGGCACCCACGGCGGAGGGGCGGGCGGCGATCGCGCGGGTGAGCCCGGGGCATACGGCGTACGCGGACCGCCTGGCGGAGGCGTTCGGTGAGGCACGGCTCGCGGAGGCGGTGGGGGTGCTGGAGGGGTTGTCGGCGGTGCTGGAAGGGTTGTCGGCGGTGCCGGACGAACTCGGTCCGGCCGGTGACCAGGACGGCTCGGCCGTTGGTGACCAGGACGGCCTGGCCGTTACGGAACCGTAG
- a CDS encoding serine/threonine-protein kinase → MEKLGAGDPQRIGAYRLLARLGAGGMGHVYLARSDRGRTVAVKLVREDLAAQEEFRARFRQEVRAARRVGGHWTAPVLDADTEAEVPWVATGYVAGPSLQQVVGRDHGALPERSVRILAAGLAHALQDIHAAGIVHRDLKPSNVLVTIDGPRVIDFGIARALETQAGDGLTRTGSLVGSPGFMAPEQVRGDRITPACDVFCLGSVLAYAATGTLPFGAANSGVHALMFRIAQEEPDLSGVPEGIADLVRDCLRKDPATRPTLHRILDRTGAEDTVSGGRSRDPWLPGALVAQLGRHAVQLLDTEDPETTELERVDPEKGKPGEGPGVKGSEAEGAGGTEGAGGSEGAEAEGAAVVQGATPAPTLPPAPTLPPGFPPAPAPTLPPAPGFPPAPAPVPVQKPDLFSKTPVARTPLAHPPATVSEASPEHAPASDDSSPTPPAPAPAPGAAQGDHSPTVVADQAGATRTPPPPQPPHPAYGYPQQHPQPATYADPQQAYPQPPPRQLLGWGGQVPYNPYPHNGGLGATPPYGPGPAGMAPAYGEPQPPRRNGRSTAFLVVVALVVALGAGGSVYALMKGGSNSGRTKAGPGGRATSAAPSTPGPSTGEPTPSPSPSATPTGDGAVPSGYLGTWNASIDNATGHNTRQLTIRQGKVGSPVLTLVADGPGYHCEFTADLAQEPGGESPLAIGASTVTSGKPLSSCNPGSATEITLLSDTTLERVSTSTGEKLTYTKAG, encoded by the coding sequence GTGGAGAAACTGGGGGCGGGCGATCCGCAGCGGATCGGGGCGTACCGGCTGTTGGCCAGGCTGGGCGCCGGTGGCATGGGGCACGTGTATCTGGCCCGGTCGGACCGGGGACGCACGGTCGCCGTGAAGCTGGTGCGGGAGGACCTCGCCGCGCAGGAGGAGTTCCGGGCGCGGTTCCGGCAGGAGGTGCGGGCCGCGCGGCGGGTCGGCGGCCACTGGACGGCACCCGTGCTGGACGCGGACACCGAGGCCGAGGTGCCGTGGGTGGCCACCGGGTACGTCGCCGGGCCGAGCCTGCAACAGGTCGTCGGGCGCGACCACGGCGCGCTGCCCGAGCGCTCGGTACGGATTCTCGCGGCCGGTCTCGCGCACGCGCTCCAGGACATCCACGCCGCCGGCATCGTCCACCGCGACCTCAAGCCGTCCAACGTGCTGGTGACCATCGACGGCCCCCGCGTCATCGACTTCGGCATAGCGCGGGCCCTGGAGACTCAGGCGGGCGACGGACTCACCCGCACCGGTTCGCTGGTCGGCTCGCCCGGTTTCATGGCGCCGGAACAAGTACGGGGCGACCGCATCACCCCGGCGTGCGACGTCTTCTGCCTCGGTTCCGTCCTCGCCTACGCCGCGACCGGCACCCTTCCCTTCGGCGCCGCCAACAGCGGTGTGCACGCCCTGATGTTCCGCATCGCCCAGGAGGAACCCGACCTGTCGGGCGTCCCCGAGGGCATCGCCGACCTCGTCCGCGACTGCCTCCGCAAGGACCCGGCCACCCGCCCCACCCTCCACCGCATCCTCGACCGCACGGGCGCGGAGGACACGGTCTCGGGGGGCCGGTCCCGCGACCCGTGGCTGCCGGGTGCGCTGGTCGCCCAACTCGGCCGCCACGCCGTGCAGTTGCTGGACACGGAGGACCCGGAGACGACGGAGCTGGAACGGGTGGATCCGGAGAAGGGGAAGCCGGGGGAGGGCCCGGGCGTGAAGGGTTCCGAGGCGGAGGGCGCGGGGGGTACGGAGGGTGCGGGGGGTTCGGAGGGCGCGGAGGCGGAAGGCGCGGCTGTGGTTCAGGGAGCCACGCCCGCGCCCACGCTCCCGCCCGCACCTACGCTCCCGCCTGGGTTCCCGCCCGCTCCCGCACCCACGCTCCCGCCCGCGCCCGGGTTCCCGCCCGCGCCCGCTCCCGTCCCCGTGCAGAAGCCGGACCTGTTCAGCAAGACCCCCGTTGCCCGCACCCCCCTCGCCCACCCACCCGCCACCGTCTCCGAAGCCTCCCCCGAGCACGCCCCCGCCTCCGACGACTCCTCCCCGACACCACCCGCACCCGCACCGGCGCCCGGTGCGGCGCAGGGCGACCACTCTCCGACGGTGGTCGCGGACCAGGCCGGAGCCACCCGGACACCGCCGCCCCCACAGCCCCCGCACCCGGCCTACGGCTACCCGCAACAGCACCCCCAGCCCGCCACCTACGCCGACCCGCAGCAGGCGTACCCCCAGCCCCCGCCCCGCCAACTCCTCGGCTGGGGCGGCCAGGTGCCGTACAACCCCTACCCGCACAACGGCGGCCTCGGCGCCACCCCGCCCTACGGCCCGGGCCCGGCCGGGATGGCCCCGGCGTACGGGGAACCCCAGCCGCCGCGCAGGAACGGCAGGTCGACCGCGTTCCTCGTCGTGGTCGCGCTGGTCGTCGCGCTGGGCGCCGGCGGTTCGGTGTACGCGTTGATGAAGGGCGGGAGCAACAGCGGCCGTACGAAGGCCGGTCCGGGCGGTCGGGCCACCAGCGCCGCGCCCTCGACCCCGGGGCCGAGCACGGGGGAGCCGACGCCGAGCCCCTCGCCCTCCGCCACCCCCACCGGCGACGGTGCCGTACCCAGCGGATACCTCGGCACCTGGAACGCGTCCATCGACAACGCCACGGGCCACAACACCCGCCAACTCACCATCCGGCAGGGGAAGGTGGGCTCTCCGGTGCTGACCCTGGTCGCGGACGGACCCGGCTACCACTGCGAGTTCACCGCGGACCTCGCCCAAGAGCCGGGCGGCGAGAGCCCGTTGGCGATCGGCGCGTCGACCGTCACCTCCGGGAAGCCGCTGTCGTCCTGCAACCCGGGTTCCGCCACCGAGATCACCCTGCTGTCGGACACCACGCTGGAGCGGGTGAGCACCAGCACCGGGGAGAAGCTGACGTACACGAAGGCGGGCTGA
- a CDS encoding substrate-binding domain-containing protein, with product MEWLSAENVVAVGTALLGIVASGVMVWYERRTPRRKRIGYRVQMDNPIGDDVRSGRANRRLGLFDEAPGMSDATLVLLRIENDGSQSIADNDYTGRELHGLTAVFTDRTIRGVSVTQPVGTDHLMDHFTPAAGLGYDTNTLRIPRVPLNPRDHFKLLVLLSGGDVGCPIRLIGGIRDGEVHPNRSATPDDKAPLFSRASRLITIMLTVCVVTLAAIVVVRDDSPPPIGCARGTLTVTGSTAFAPVVEEVAKKYERDCEGAEVVVDPHGSTAGVRELEATGLASAKGSPAVVALSDGPKPSDMPRLRENRVAMSVFAIVVNDGIHLDNLSTADVRRLYRGEIKNWRQLGGPNLAVHLVSRDANSGTRQVFQRRVLQRGEIANSSVDCVHKDDPTAPVIRCELDSTDQVLTQVAELPGAIGYSELTLASGAKGLHTLRLDGHPPSVDAIEHGTSAYPYREIEYAYTYGQPPADSLASSFLTYLSRGNGQDVIRTHGHIPCWTPEGLKLCA from the coding sequence GTGGAGTGGCTGAGCGCGGAGAACGTCGTCGCCGTGGGCACGGCGCTGCTCGGCATCGTCGCGTCCGGGGTGATGGTCTGGTACGAACGCCGGACGCCGCGCCGCAAACGCATCGGCTACCGCGTCCAGATGGACAACCCCATTGGCGACGACGTCCGTTCGGGCCGCGCCAACCGCCGCCTCGGCCTCTTCGACGAGGCCCCCGGCATGTCCGACGCCACCCTCGTCCTGCTGCGCATCGAGAACGACGGCTCGCAGAGCATCGCCGACAACGACTACACCGGACGCGAACTCCACGGCCTCACCGCGGTGTTCACCGACCGCACGATCCGCGGTGTCTCGGTCACCCAGCCGGTCGGCACCGACCATCTGATGGACCACTTCACCCCGGCGGCCGGCCTCGGCTACGACACCAACACCCTGCGCATCCCGCGCGTCCCGCTCAACCCCCGCGACCACTTCAAGCTGCTGGTGCTGCTGTCCGGCGGTGACGTCGGCTGCCCGATCCGGCTCATCGGCGGCATCCGCGACGGCGAGGTGCACCCCAACCGCAGCGCGACCCCGGACGACAAGGCGCCCCTGTTCAGCCGCGCCTCCCGGCTGATCACCATCATGCTCACGGTGTGCGTGGTGACCCTGGCCGCGATCGTCGTGGTCCGCGACGACAGCCCGCCCCCGATCGGCTGCGCGCGCGGCACCCTCACCGTCACCGGTTCGACCGCCTTCGCCCCGGTCGTGGAGGAGGTCGCGAAGAAGTACGAACGGGACTGCGAGGGCGCGGAGGTCGTGGTCGACCCGCACGGATCGACCGCGGGCGTAAGGGAGTTGGAAGCCACCGGGCTCGCGTCGGCGAAGGGCTCCCCGGCCGTCGTAGCCCTCTCGGACGGACCCAAGCCGAGCGACATGCCGCGACTGCGCGAGAACCGGGTCGCGATGTCGGTCTTCGCGATCGTCGTCAACGACGGCATTCATCTCGACAACCTGTCCACGGCGGACGTACGACGCCTGTACCGGGGCGAGATCAAGAACTGGCGGCAGCTCGGCGGGCCGAACCTCGCGGTGCATCTGGTCAGCAGGGACGCCAACTCCGGTACGCGACAGGTGTTCCAGCGCCGGGTGCTGCAGCGCGGCGAGATCGCCAACTCCTCTGTCGACTGCGTGCACAAGGACGACCCGACCGCGCCCGTCATCCGCTGTGAACTCGACTCCACGGACCAGGTGTTGACCCAGGTCGCCGAACTCCCCGGCGCGATCGGCTACAGCGAACTCACCCTCGCGTCCGGAGCCAAGGGTCTGCACACCCTCCGGCTGGACGGCCATCCGCCCTCCGTGGACGCCATCGAACACGGCACGAGCGCCTACCCGTACCGCGAGATCGAGTACGCCTACACCTACGGCCAGCCCCCGGCCGACTCCCTCGCGTCGAGCTTCCTGACGTATCTCTCGCGGGGCAACGGCCAGGACGTGATCCGCACCCACGGCCACATCCCGTGCTGGACGCCGGAGGGCCTGAAGCTCTGCGCGTAG
- a CDS encoding SLATT domain-containing protein, with the protein MGQPEIQPEGGDLAGRTFPLGDWGEPTARLDELYRWVERGALETAARYLTDRVWKRRGARVLRAGAALGALAGAALPLLDLTGVVDGLAAWGYLALLLGAACVAGDRFFGMTSGWMRDVATAQAVQRRLQVLQFDWASEGVREFLGPAEGTASEAADRCLAVLRRFSEDVTELVRVETADWMVEFRTGAGPLGIQSAVVPGSRQEGTVVHGRFPQPPGPGGPGGGSRPNMPRQRPPEPR; encoded by the coding sequence GTGGGTCAGCCGGAGATTCAGCCCGAAGGCGGCGATCTGGCCGGGCGGACGTTTCCGCTCGGGGACTGGGGCGAGCCGACGGCCCGGCTGGACGAGCTGTACCGGTGGGTCGAGCGCGGGGCGCTGGAGACGGCGGCCCGCTACCTCACGGACCGCGTGTGGAAGCGGCGCGGGGCGCGGGTGCTGCGCGCGGGCGCGGCGCTGGGCGCGCTTGCGGGGGCCGCGCTGCCCCTGCTGGACCTCACCGGGGTGGTGGACGGGCTGGCCGCCTGGGGCTATCTGGCGCTGCTGCTGGGGGCCGCGTGCGTGGCCGGGGACCGGTTCTTCGGGATGACCTCCGGCTGGATGAGGGACGTCGCTACGGCACAGGCCGTGCAGCGGCGTCTCCAGGTGCTCCAGTTCGACTGGGCGTCGGAGGGTGTGCGGGAGTTCCTGGGGCCCGCGGAGGGTACGGCGAGCGAGGCCGCGGACCGGTGTCTGGCCGTGCTCCGGCGCTTCTCCGAGGACGTGACGGAACTGGTCCGGGTGGAGACCGCCGACTGGATGGTGGAGTTCCGGACCGGGGCGGGGCCGCTGGGCATCCAGTCGGCGGTGGTCCCCGGGAGCAGGCAGGAGGGAACCGTCGTCCACGGCCGGTTCCCGCAGCCGCCGGGGCCGGGCGGGCCCGGGGGCGGCAGCCGCCCGAACATGCCGAGGCAGCGGCCGCCGGAACCACGGTGA
- a CDS encoding YbaB/EbfC family nucleoid-associated protein gives MIPGGGQPNMQQLLQQAQKMQQDLAAAQEELARTEVDGQAGGGLVKATVTGAGELRALKIDPKAVDPEDTETLADLIVAAVQAANENAQTLQQQKLGPLAQGLGGGGSGIPGLPF, from the coding sequence GTGATTCCCGGTGGTGGCCAGCCCAATATGCAGCAGTTGTTGCAGCAGGCCCAGAAGATGCAGCAGGACCTGGCGGCCGCGCAGGAGGAGCTGGCGCGGACCGAGGTCGACGGACAGGCGGGCGGCGGGCTGGTCAAGGCCACCGTCACCGGCGCCGGCGAGCTCCGCGCGCTGAAGATCGACCCGAAGGCCGTCGACCCCGAGGACACCGAGACCCTCGCGGACCTGATCGTCGCGGCGGTCCAGGCGGCCAACGAGAACGCGCAGACCCTCCAGCAGCAGAAGCTCGGCCCGCTCGCGCAGGGCCTGGGCGGCGGCGGTAGCGGTATTCCGGGTCTGCCTTTCTAA
- the recR gene encoding recombination mediator RecR: protein MYEGVVQDLIDELGRLPGVGPKSAQRIAFHILQAEPTDVRRLAQCLMEVKAKVRFCATCGNVAQEELCGICRDPRRDLSVICVVEEPKDVVAVERTREFRGKYHVLGGAISPIEGVGPDDLRIRELLARLADGTVTELILATDPNLEGEATATYLARMIKPMGLKVTRLASGLPVGGDLEYADEVTLGRAFEGRRLLDV from the coding sequence TTGTACGAAGGCGTGGTCCAGGACCTCATCGACGAATTGGGGCGACTCCCCGGCGTCGGTCCCAAGAGCGCGCAGCGGATCGCCTTCCACATCCTGCAGGCGGAGCCGACGGACGTACGGCGGCTCGCGCAGTGCCTGATGGAGGTCAAGGCGAAGGTCCGCTTCTGCGCGACCTGCGGAAACGTCGCGCAGGAAGAACTGTGCGGGATCTGCCGCGACCCGCGCCGCGACCTCTCGGTGATCTGCGTGGTCGAGGAGCCGAAGGACGTCGTGGCGGTCGAGCGCACCCGCGAGTTCCGGGGCAAGTACCACGTCCTGGGCGGAGCGATCAGCCCGATCGAAGGTGTCGGACCCGACGACCTGCGTATACGAGAACTTCTCGCGCGGTTGGCCGACGGTACGGTCACGGAACTGATCCTTGCCACGGACCCCAATCTGGAAGGCGAGGCCACGGCCACGTACCTCGCCCGCATGATCAAGCCCATGGGCCTCAAGGTCACCCGCCTGGCCAGCGGCCTCCCGGTGGGCGGCGACCTGGAATACGCGGACGAGGTGACCCTCGGCCGCGCCTTCGAGGGGAGACGACTCCTAGATGTCTGA
- a CDS encoding DUF5063 domain-containing protein, whose amino-acid sequence MSDATLHATDPDPDDFAVQIADQVESFLVAVFEVAKGEDPDSAVPFLLLEVSQLLLAGGRLGAHEDILPDERYEPDLGPEPDVDEIRERFAVMLEPIDVYSEVFDPYEPRKAPVPARISDDLADVITDLRHGMAHYRAGRTTEALWWWQFSYFSNWGSTASATLRALQSLVAHVRLNQPLPELDGLDTDVSMGDETLEFEAGAVMAEEIAGPLGIRPVK is encoded by the coding sequence ATGTCTGACGCCACGCTGCACGCCACCGATCCGGACCCGGACGACTTCGCGGTCCAGATCGCGGACCAGGTGGAGAGCTTCCTGGTCGCGGTCTTCGAGGTAGCGAAGGGCGAGGACCCCGACTCGGCGGTCCCCTTCCTCCTCCTGGAGGTGTCCCAACTCCTCCTGGCGGGCGGCCGCTTGGGCGCGCACGAGGACATCCTCCCGGACGAGCGCTACGAGCCCGACCTGGGCCCGGAGCCGGACGTGGACGAGATCCGCGAGCGCTTCGCCGTGATGCTGGAGCCGATCGACGTCTACTCGGAGGTCTTCGACCCCTACGAGCCGCGCAAGGCCCCGGTCCCGGCCCGCATCTCCGACGACCTCGCCGACGTCATCACCGACCTCCGCCACGGCATGGCCCACTACCGCGCCGGCCGCACCACGGAGGCCCTGTGGTGGTGGCAGTTCTCCTACTTCTCCAACTGGGGCTCCACCGCCTCGGCCACCCTCCGCGCCCTCCAGTCCCTGGTCGCCCACGTCCGCCTCAACCAGCCCCTCCCGGAACTGGACGGCCTGGACACGGACGTGAGCATGGGCGACGAGACGCTGGAGTTCGAGGCGGGCGCGGTGATGGCGGAGGAGATCGCGGGGCCGCTGGGGATCAGGCCGGTGAAGTAG
- a CDS encoding winged helix-turn-helix domain-containing protein — MSQSIDYEAPTPPYQQIAAEIIRDIESGVLTVDRPIPSESTLIQRWGVARDTARRAVRHLRELGYVYTVPQRGTYVRDRSGDEGGLMASR; from the coding sequence ATGAGTCAGAGCATCGACTACGAGGCCCCGACTCCGCCGTATCAGCAGATCGCCGCGGAGATCATCCGGGACATCGAGTCAGGCGTCCTCACGGTCGACCGTCCGATTCCTTCCGAATCCACCCTCATCCAGCGCTGGGGCGTGGCTCGGGACACGGCGCGGCGAGCGGTTCGGCATCTGCGGGAGCTCGGGTACGTCTACACCGTGCCGCAGCGGGGGACTTACGTGCGTGACCGTAGTGGTGACGAGGGCGGGCTCATGGCTTCCCGATGA
- a CDS encoding class I SAM-dependent methyltransferase, producing MSNLDTVRPEHLEASNLFYRDPALYDNVQSDSDSARICRELINRHSPQARTLLDFGCGTGRDLKQLAQHFDCIGVDLQPGLVDYARRTRPELDVRVGDMRTVRLDRTADVLACLGNSLAYVHDNQDIQAVFRTFAAHSHTGTLLVLCCPVTPIERTGPQEARVETRLGTANVTISYEWDLRTQLNTMRRHWVFDSGDEARDVIRRRVLGPCELKLYATLSCFEVVEITNGSGVGRLVGPSAYIVARYGG from the coding sequence ATGAGCAACCTGGACACCGTGCGACCGGAACACCTGGAAGCGTCCAACCTCTTCTACCGAGATCCCGCCCTGTACGACAACGTGCAGTCCGACAGCGACAGTGCGCGCATCTGCCGGGAGCTCATCAACCGGCACTCCCCACAGGCCCGCACCCTGCTGGACTTCGGCTGCGGAACCGGCAGGGACCTGAAGCAACTGGCACAGCACTTCGACTGTATCGGCGTTGATCTCCAGCCCGGCCTGGTCGACTACGCTCGCCGGACGCGGCCCGAACTCGATGTCCGGGTCGGCGACATGCGCACCGTTCGACTCGACCGCACCGCCGATGTCCTGGCCTGCTTGGGCAACTCGCTTGCCTATGTGCACGACAACCAGGACATCCAGGCGGTTTTCCGAACCTTCGCCGCGCACTCCCACACCGGGACGCTGCTCGTCCTGTGCTGCCCAGTGACCCCGATCGAGCGCACAGGCCCGCAGGAAGCCCGAGTCGAGACCCGGCTGGGCACTGCCAACGTGACCATCAGCTATGAGTGGGACCTGCGGACACAGCTCAACACCATGCGCCGACACTGGGTGTTCGACTCAGGCGACGAAGCCCGTGACGTGATCCGTCGACGCGTCCTCGGACCGTGCGAGCTGAAGCTGTACGCCACCCTCTCCTGCTTCGAGGTCGTAGAGATCACCAACGGGTCCGGGGTAGGCAGGCTGGTTGGTCCGAGTGCCTACATCGTTGCCCGTTACGGGGGTTGA
- a CDS encoding asparagine synthase yields the protein MTRTLNRQHRYSADTLFAGVYRLTERATAVYTAAGLVIVYPEAAQHVLEPRRLRAGVDPVSAFDALLTEVVAEWCATASRVGVEVSGGADSGNVTLSTTAAGFVRVDTFGLLMGGRIGLLQQERRRALVDHLGLRDTAVPAMRHPPFVPGGVRERRLPHDPAGAFYQEAFDVVRSHVAARGCEVIFTGGGGDEVNAHHSRTSAELPLSEPVPWLGEKATEALARVDENLAPVPVLPVPTLMAFGLHNPAYLRLGVWPVAPLVHPRVVRFMEQLPHQHKRGKMMFRDRLRRAGLPEFVAAPTEPENFLAVMESGLRAYGLPLLDDMLRESRLIDLGYVDPDGLAMARDHAERAPVVPDLLCDTLALEVGLRSLE from the coding sequence GTGACACGCACCCTGAACCGACAGCACCGCTACAGCGCGGACACCCTCTTCGCGGGGGTGTACCGGCTCACGGAACGCGCGACTGCGGTCTACACAGCAGCAGGGCTCGTCATCGTCTACCCCGAGGCCGCCCAGCACGTGCTGGAACCCAGACGCCTGCGCGCGGGAGTTGACCCCGTGTCCGCGTTCGACGCCCTGCTGACCGAGGTCGTGGCCGAGTGGTGTGCGACGGCGAGTCGTGTCGGGGTCGAGGTGTCCGGTGGGGCGGATTCAGGCAACGTGACGCTCTCGACCACCGCAGCAGGCTTCGTGCGCGTGGACACTTTCGGGCTGCTCATGGGCGGCCGGATCGGCCTGCTTCAGCAGGAGCGGCGCCGCGCGCTGGTGGATCACCTCGGCTTGCGGGACACCGCCGTCCCAGCCATGCGGCACCCGCCGTTCGTACCCGGTGGAGTACGGGAACGCAGGTTGCCGCACGACCCGGCAGGTGCCTTCTACCAGGAGGCTTTCGACGTCGTACGCTCGCACGTGGCCGCCCGAGGCTGCGAGGTGATCTTCACCGGTGGCGGCGGGGACGAGGTCAACGCCCATCACTCACGCACGAGTGCCGAACTTCCCCTGTCTGAACCGGTTCCGTGGCTCGGGGAGAAGGCCACGGAGGCACTGGCCCGGGTGGACGAGAATCTCGCCCCCGTCCCTGTCCTCCCTGTGCCCACCCTCATGGCCTTCGGCCTGCACAATCCGGCGTACCTGCGGCTCGGCGTCTGGCCTGTCGCCCCGCTCGTCCACCCCCGGGTGGTCCGCTTCATGGAACAACTGCCGCACCAGCACAAGCGCGGCAAGATGATGTTCCGCGACCGCTTACGACGCGCGGGACTGCCCGAGTTCGTCGCCGCTCCGACCGAGCCGGAGAACTTCCTCGCGGTCATGGAGTCGGGACTGCGCGCCTACGGACTTCCGCTCCTGGACGACATGCTGCGAGAGTCACGGCTGATCGACCTCGGCTACGTTGATCCGGACGGCCTGGCCATGGCCCGCGACCACGCCGAGCGCGCCCCCGTGGTGCCCGATCTGCTGTGCGACACACTTGCCCTGGAAGTCGGACTCCGGAGCCTTGAATGA